The Thioalkalivibrio thiocyanodenitrificans ARhD 1 genome window below encodes:
- a CDS encoding response regulator yields the protein MPGSIGERPGGAENYTIERPRILVVEDSPTMRKAIRRLLSSDFQVLEADDGDTGWEQIRDDPSIQVVFTDLIMPRMNGFMLLRQIRESIHERISGLPVIIITGHEDDEKMRRQAMSMGATDFVTKPFDSLELRARAKAHARFEHTQRRLHQATRALEQHTTIDPLTGLANLNYFREHGPTLLSFAVRQGKELSVLRIDVDQYEDLFQKRGRQVAEKILVNVASIISGCVREEDTVARLGLAKFAVLMPGAGEEIARQVAGKIHSLNEKSGYRLGNTRFRMTVSAGLVTPALYEHLQFEDVLKLAEGRLAQALASGGNRVVFDEGPPAASRAAPEGRREQLSLEEALVLLRAGDTDLVNEQLKPLVSKVLPLLVHANRQLRLGMDGSLLQLKHQVQRL from the coding sequence ATGCCAGGGTCCATTGGCGAGCGCCCCGGGGGCGCGGAGAACTACACCATCGAACGGCCCCGCATCCTGGTGGTGGAGGACTCCCCCACCATGCGCAAGGCCATTCGCCGGCTCCTCAGCAGCGATTTCCAGGTGCTGGAGGCGGACGACGGTGACACGGGTTGGGAGCAGATCCGGGACGATCCCAGCATCCAGGTGGTATTTACCGACCTGATCATGCCGCGGATGAACGGTTTCATGCTGCTGCGTCAGATCCGCGAATCCATTCATGAAAGGATCAGCGGCCTGCCGGTCATTATCATCACCGGCCACGAGGATGACGAGAAGATGCGCCGCCAGGCCATGTCCATGGGGGCCACGGACTTCGTCACCAAACCCTTCGACTCACTGGAGCTTCGCGCCCGCGCCAAGGCTCATGCCCGTTTCGAGCATACCCAGCGGCGCCTGCATCAGGCCACCCGGGCACTGGAACAGCACACCACGATCGACCCGCTGACCGGGCTGGCCAATCTCAATTATTTTCGCGAACACGGACCCACGCTGCTGTCCTTCGCCGTGCGTCAGGGCAAGGAGCTGTCCGTATTGCGTATCGATGTGGACCAGTACGAAGACCTGTTTCAGAAACGCGGGCGCCAGGTGGCGGAAAAGATCCTGGTGAACGTGGCCAGTATCATCTCCGGCTGCGTGCGCGAGGAGGACACGGTGGCCCGTCTGGGGCTCGCCAAGTTTGCGGTCCTGATGCCCGGTGCCGGAGAGGAGATCGCCCGGCAGGTGGCCGGCAAGATCCACTCCCTCAACGAAAAATCCGGTTATCGCCTGGGCAATACGCGTTTCCGCATGACCGTAAGTGCCGGGCTGGTCACTCCTGCCCTGTATGAGCACCTGCAGTTCGAGGACGTGCTCAAGCTGGCCGAAGGCCGGCTGGCCCAGGCCCTGGCTTCCGGCGGCAACCGGGTGGTCTTTGACGAAGGCCCTCCTGCGGCGTCCCGGGCGGCTCCCGAAGGCCGCCGTGAGCAGCTTTCACTGGAGGAGGCCCTGGTGCTGCTGCGGGCCGGAGACACGGACCTGGTGAACGAACAGCTCAAACCCCTGGTGAGCAAGGTCCTGCCCCTGCTGGTGCATGCCAATCGCCAGTTGCGACTGGGCATGGATGGCAGTCTGCTGCAGCTCAAGCACCAGGTGCAGCGGCTGTGA
- a CDS encoding AMP-dependent synthetase/ligase, with the protein MNDAADVITPLEAGSLAGLFLERVRRSPDAVAYRQYDMARKAWVDSTWHDVATEVGRWQQALVREGLEPGDRVGIILRNCREWVVFDQACAGLRLITVPLYTDDRADNIAYIVREAGVKLLVVEGRLQWKKLLEVRDKLEGLGSIVSVNTIEPDQKPDDDRLCSLSDWLFGLKGELQTHEAAPDDLATIVYTSGTTGKPKGVMLSHRNILFNAHASSRCADINDSDLFLSFLPLSHTLERTAGYYMPMMLGARVAYARSIQTLAEDLATIRPTVLISVPRIYERVYGRIKAGLKEKSPLARKLFQLTVDVGWRRFGHQQGRAGWSPRLLLWPVLERLVAGKVLARLGGRLRYAVCGGAPLPPPIARFFIGLGLPVFHGYGMTESSPVVSVNRPDDNVPESIGKPLPGVEVRIGEKDELLTRSPSVMLGYWNNEEATRATIDADGWLHSGDKARMDETGHLYITGRIKEIIVLGNGEKVPPADMEMAITLDPLFDQVIVFGEGRPHLAALVVLNPDEWNTLARELDVDPDSEEDLNSRFVEKTLRSRISRQLREFTGFAQVRRLIPVLEPWTVEDGMLTPTLKMKRARILDRYSDRIEALYEGYSE; encoded by the coding sequence ATGAACGATGCTGCTGACGTGATCACACCCCTGGAGGCCGGTTCTCTGGCCGGCCTGTTCCTGGAGCGCGTGCGGCGTTCGCCCGACGCGGTCGCCTATCGCCAGTACGACATGGCAAGGAAGGCCTGGGTCGACAGCACCTGGCACGATGTGGCCACGGAGGTGGGCCGCTGGCAGCAGGCCCTTGTCAGGGAAGGTCTGGAACCCGGCGACCGGGTGGGGATCATTCTGCGCAACTGCCGGGAGTGGGTCGTCTTCGATCAGGCCTGCGCCGGGCTGCGGTTGATCACCGTGCCCCTGTATACGGACGACCGCGCCGATAACATCGCCTACATCGTGCGCGAGGCCGGTGTGAAGCTGCTGGTGGTGGAAGGGCGGCTTCAATGGAAGAAGCTTCTGGAGGTGAGGGATAAACTGGAGGGACTCGGGTCCATCGTCTCGGTCAACACCATAGAGCCGGACCAGAAGCCGGACGACGACCGCCTGTGCTCCCTGTCCGACTGGTTGTTCGGCCTGAAGGGTGAACTGCAGACCCACGAGGCGGCGCCTGACGATCTCGCCACCATCGTCTATACCTCGGGCACCACGGGAAAGCCCAAGGGTGTGATGCTCAGTCACCGCAACATCCTGTTCAATGCCCACGCCTCCAGCCGATGCGCCGACATCAACGACAGCGACCTGTTCCTCTCTTTTCTGCCCCTGTCGCATACCCTGGAGCGTACCGCCGGCTACTACATGCCCATGATGCTGGGTGCCCGGGTGGCCTATGCCAGGTCCATCCAGACCCTGGCCGAAGATCTGGCCACCATACGGCCCACGGTATTGATCTCCGTGCCGCGCATCTATGAGCGGGTCTACGGCCGCATCAAGGCCGGTCTCAAGGAGAAGTCGCCCCTGGCCCGCAAGCTGTTTCAGTTGACCGTGGACGTGGGCTGGCGGCGGTTCGGGCATCAGCAGGGCCGCGCGGGCTGGAGCCCAAGGCTGCTGCTGTGGCCTGTGCTGGAGCGCCTGGTTGCCGGCAAGGTGCTGGCGCGCCTCGGCGGGCGCCTGCGCTACGCGGTGTGCGGCGGTGCACCTCTGCCGCCGCCGATCGCACGGTTCTTCATCGGGCTGGGCCTGCCGGTGTTTCACGGCTACGGTATGACCGAGTCGAGCCCGGTGGTGAGCGTCAATCGGCCGGACGACAACGTACCCGAAAGTATCGGCAAGCCCCTGCCCGGTGTGGAGGTCAGGATCGGCGAGAAGGACGAGTTGTTGACACGCAGTCCCTCGGTGATGCTGGGTTACTGGAATAATGAGGAGGCCACCCGGGCGACCATCGACGCGGACGGCTGGCTTCACAGCGGCGACAAGGCGCGCATGGACGAGACCGGCCATCTCTATATCACAGGCCGGATCAAGGAGATCATTGTTCTGGGCAACGGGGAAAAGGTGCCGCCCGCGGACATGGAAATGGCCATCACCCTGGACCCTCTGTTCGACCAGGTCATTGTATTCGGCGAGGGGCGGCCGCATCTGGCAGCGTTGGTTGTGCTCAATCCCGACGAATGGAACACCCTGGCAAGGGAACTGGACGTGGATCCGGACAGCGAGGAAGATCTGAACAGTCGCTTCGTCGAGAAGACGCTCCGGTCGCGTATCTCCCGCCAGTTGCGGGAGTTCACCGGTTTTGCCCAGGTGCGCCGCCTGATCCCGGTGCTGGAGCCCTGGACAGTGGAGGACGGTATGCTCACGCCGACGCTCAAGATGAAGCGTGCGCGCATTCTTGACCGATACAGCGACCGGATCGAGGCGCTCTACGAGGGCTATTCGGAATGA
- a CDS encoding redoxin domain-containing protein, which yields MNSTHGKRRRWLVWGLEILFFVVLFLVIKAWVQRDMISGEAPALAGLDLTGEPVTLADYRGQAVLVHFWATWCRICRMEQGSIESLSRDWPVITVATQSGTAAEVAAHMAANDLTHTVILDPDGALASRYGVRGVPSSFVVDANGEIRFRETGFTTGWGLRTRLWLARVF from the coding sequence ATGAACAGTACGCACGGCAAACGGCGCCGCTGGCTGGTCTGGGGGCTGGAGATCCTGTTCTTCGTGGTGCTGTTTCTCGTCATCAAGGCCTGGGTGCAGCGGGACATGATCTCCGGCGAGGCGCCGGCGCTGGCGGGGCTGGACCTCACCGGCGAGCCCGTGACCCTGGCGGATTACCGGGGCCAGGCGGTGCTGGTGCACTTCTGGGCCACCTGGTGCCGGATCTGCCGGATGGAGCAGGGTTCCATCGAGTCCCTGAGCAGGGATTGGCCGGTGATCACCGTGGCGACACAATCGGGCACCGCCGCCGAAGTGGCCGCCCACATGGCGGCCAATGACCTGACCCACACGGTGATCCTGGATCCGGACGGGGCGCTGGCGTCCCGCTACGGGGTGCGCGGGGTGCCGTCAAGCTTCGTGGTGGATGCCAACGGCGAGATCCGCTTTCGGGAAACCGGTTTCACCACCGGCTGGGGTCTGCGCACGCGGCTGTGGCTGGCACGGGTGTTCTGA
- a CDS encoding acyl-CoA thioesterase — protein MNGTSREPRIRMPAAAAPTNSGGDVFGGWVMSQVDIAGSIPAVLRARGRVVTVAVERMHFRRPVQRGDMVSVFADVIRTGRTSMTVDVEVRVDRNPADPETLTVADARLVYVAVDEEGRPRPLPRDT, from the coding sequence ATGAACGGAACGTCCCGCGAACCCCGTATCCGCATGCCCGCCGCCGCTGCGCCCACCAATTCGGGGGGCGACGTGTTCGGCGGCTGGGTCATGTCCCAGGTGGACATAGCCGGCAGCATTCCGGCGGTGCTGCGCGCCCGGGGGCGGGTGGTGACCGTGGCCGTGGAGCGGATGCATTTCCGCAGGCCCGTGCAGCGCGGTGACATGGTGAGCGTGTTCGCCGACGTGATCCGCACGGGCCGCACCTCCATGACCGTGGATGTGGAAGTGCGCGTTGACCGCAACCCGGCCGATCCGGAGACCCTGACCGTGGCCGACGCCCGTCTGGTCTATGTGGCCGTGGACGAAGAGGGCCGTCCGCGGCCCTTGCCCAGGGACACCTGA
- a CDS encoding YhdH/YhfP family quinone oxidoreductase, protein MADQSFPALMIREEVAGADRAQVVTLTSADLMEGDVEIEVAWSSLNYKDALAVTGGGRILRHSPLVGGIDAAGRVMHSVAPEFSVGTEVIVTGCGLGEFHHGGFAGRIRVPADWVVAMPEGLDARKAMLLGTAGFTAAMAISRLELNLQEPSAGPILVTGASGGVGCLVINMLAARGFEVIALSGKPALSDWLKSLGASEVLDRAAVTWGRRPLEKARWAGAVDLVGGDLLSSVVRSIRPWGNVVSIGLAGGAELHTTVMPFILRGVSLLGLTSARCPMPWRRELWGRLASDLMPRDLASVHTGTVGLDELVDVSARMLAGRTHGRILVSPWSVVRGQSQETVDKP, encoded by the coding sequence ATGGCTGATCAGTCGTTTCCCGCACTGATGATTCGCGAGGAGGTCGCCGGGGCCGACCGCGCGCAGGTCGTGACGCTCACCTCCGCGGATCTCATGGAAGGCGATGTGGAGATCGAGGTGGCCTGGTCGAGCCTCAACTACAAGGATGCGCTGGCAGTGACCGGTGGCGGGCGGATCCTGCGCCACTCACCCCTGGTGGGCGGCATTGACGCCGCCGGGCGCGTGATGCACTCCGTCGCGCCGGAGTTCAGTGTCGGCACGGAAGTCATCGTCACGGGGTGCGGTCTGGGGGAATTCCACCACGGGGGATTTGCCGGCCGCATCCGGGTGCCTGCCGACTGGGTGGTGGCGATGCCCGAGGGCCTGGACGCACGGAAGGCCATGCTGCTGGGCACTGCCGGTTTCACCGCCGCCATGGCGATCAGTCGACTGGAACTCAATCTGCAGGAGCCCTCGGCGGGACCGATTCTGGTCACCGGTGCCTCCGGCGGTGTGGGGTGCCTGGTGATCAACATGCTCGCGGCCCGTGGATTCGAGGTCATCGCGCTGAGCGGAAAGCCCGCCCTGTCCGACTGGCTCAAGTCCCTCGGGGCGTCCGAGGTGCTGGATCGCGCCGCTGTGACATGGGGCAGGCGACCGCTTGAAAAGGCCCGCTGGGCGGGCGCCGTGGATCTGGTGGGCGGTGATCTGCTTTCCTCGGTGGTGCGCAGCATTCGTCCCTGGGGCAACGTGGTGTCCATCGGTCTCGCGGGTGGTGCGGAGCTTCACACCACTGTGATGCCCTTCATCCTGCGCGGCGTGAGTCTGCTGGGTCTGACCTCCGCCCGCTGCCCCATGCCGTGGCGGCGGGAACTGTGGGGGCGGCTCGCCTCGGACCTGATGCCCCGGGATCTGGCCTCCGTGCATACGGGAACCGTTGGTCTGGATGAACTGGTGGATGTCAGCGCCCGCATGCTCGCGGGCCGCACCCATGGACGGATACTGGTGAGTCCGTGGTCGGTTGTCCGTGGCCAGTCTCAGGAAACCGTTGACAAGCCATAG
- a CDS encoding zinc metallopeptidase — protein sequence MIFVVLIIAVLLVLFLPSWWANAVLRRHRGERKDYPGTGGEFARHLLDRFGMGHVRVEAADGGDHYDPAAKAVRLSPEHMDGRSLTAVTVAAHEVGHAIQDHKGYAPLAWRTRLVSVANSAEKLGVGLMMFAPMLLLATRAPVGGLIMLLGGLMSFGAAALVHLVTLPVELDASYRRAMPILASGYLPRRDLSPARHILTACAFTYVAASLSSMLNLWRWLAILRR from the coding sequence ATGATCTTTGTCGTGCTCATCATTGCCGTGCTGCTGGTCCTGTTCCTGCCGTCCTGGTGGGCGAACGCGGTGTTGCGCCGCCACCGCGGCGAGCGCAAGGATTACCCCGGAACGGGCGGGGAGTTCGCCCGCCACCTGCTGGACCGTTTCGGCATGGGCCATGTGCGGGTGGAGGCTGCCGACGGCGGCGATCACTACGATCCCGCAGCCAAGGCCGTACGTCTGTCTCCGGAGCACATGGACGGACGTTCGCTGACCGCCGTGACCGTGGCGGCCCATGAGGTCGGGCACGCCATTCAGGATCACAAGGGCTATGCGCCGCTGGCCTGGCGCACCCGGCTGGTGTCCGTGGCGAACAGCGCGGAGAAACTTGGCGTGGGCCTGATGATGTTCGCGCCGATGCTGCTTCTGGCCACGCGGGCTCCGGTGGGCGGGCTGATCATGCTGCTGGGGGGCTTGATGAGCTTCGGCGCCGCGGCGCTGGTGCACCTTGTCACGCTTCCGGTGGAACTGGACGCCAGCTACCGGCGCGCCATGCCCATCCTGGCCAGCGGTTACCTGCCCAGACGGGACCTGTCCCCGGCGCGTCATATCCTCACGGCCTGTGCCTTCACCTACGTGGCAGCGTCGCTTTCCAGCATGCTCAACCTGTGGCGCTGGCTGGCCATCCTGCGGCGCTGA
- a CDS encoding coiled-coil domain-containing protein — protein sequence MQPPGDAPDDRQALMSASSRRRPPIPMSVFRKMVNSLSPEELSRLPPEKLPDNIPPDIIEHAPLYSRNAVEGLILAANAHHLQQRIRIQEDHGEEVLSALDRAKRTGDRANVKIFRQKLEDIEKLLAQWRTDGQPDSLTVLTNKVRTLNGLLMDVRTEAAETAESARLLREENASDELMDAFIEANARLHGHAEDIEHLLARYYMVRIAVTQHEMQTKARQVGMLDQEARILAEQIEGLRQELEQSQAIWRRAVSRGKSNQEGEQLQQRISELVAEQRAREVAISESDLTLWLDAIVDASLHPFTRNKVPKNISEARMALYTLLNRYCQQQEQSAMQIARNPFLQVDPAQAIRFMLMSEEFILNYFAHKRNQTTAWISDVAQVKKEDLDSLERDILVELKRSSRFRRK from the coding sequence GTGCAACCGCCAGGCGATGCCCCGGACGACAGGCAGGCGCTCATGAGCGCATCCTCGCGGCGTCGTCCGCCCATCCCCATGTCGGTGTTCCGCAAGATGGTGAATTCGCTGTCACCGGAAGAACTGTCCCGGCTGCCGCCGGAGAAGCTGCCCGACAATATCCCGCCCGACATCATCGAACACGCCCCCCTGTATTCAAGAAATGCCGTGGAAGGCCTGATCCTGGCCGCCAATGCGCATCATCTTCAGCAGCGCATCCGCATTCAGGAGGATCACGGCGAAGAGGTGCTCAGCGCGCTGGACCGGGCCAAACGCACCGGCGACAGGGCCAACGTGAAGATCTTCCGCCAGAAACTGGAAGACATCGAGAAGCTCCTTGCTCAATGGCGCACCGACGGCCAGCCCGACTCGCTGACGGTGCTCACCAACAAGGTGAGAACCCTGAACGGCCTCCTGATGGACGTACGCACCGAGGCGGCGGAGACCGCAGAATCAGCACGGCTGCTGCGCGAGGAGAACGCCTCGGATGAACTCATGGATGCCTTTATCGAGGCCAACGCACGACTCCATGGGCACGCTGAGGACATCGAGCATCTGCTGGCCCGATACTATATGGTGCGCATCGCCGTCACCCAGCACGAAATGCAGACCAAGGCCCGCCAGGTCGGCATGCTCGATCAGGAGGCGCGCATCCTGGCGGAACAGATCGAGGGTCTGCGTCAGGAACTGGAGCAGTCACAGGCCATCTGGCGGCGTGCCGTGAGCCGGGGCAAATCCAACCAGGAGGGAGAGCAACTCCAGCAGCGCATCTCCGAGCTGGTGGCCGAGCAACGCGCCCGGGAGGTGGCCATCTCGGAAAGCGATCTGACCTTGTGGCTGGACGCCATCGTGGATGCTAGCCTCCACCCGTTCACCCGCAACAAGGTCCCGAAGAACATCAGCGAAGCGCGCATGGCGCTCTACACCCTGCTCAACCGCTACTGCCAGCAGCAGGAGCAGTCCGCCATGCAGATTGCGCGCAACCCCTTCCTGCAGGTGGACCCGGCCCAGGCCATTCGCTTCATGCTCATGTCCGAAGAATTCATCCTCAACTACTTCGCCCACAAGCGCAATCAGACCACCGCGTGGATCAGCGACGTCGCACAGGTGAAGAAGGAAGACCTCGACAGCCTGGAACGTGACATCCTCGTCGAGCTGAAACGCTCCAGCAGGTTCCGGCGGAAATGA
- the lexA gene encoding transcriptional repressor LexA yields the protein MPGIDLLIPKPSRPVWPEGLSRQEMDAAETRRIPLLGWVAAGLPVDLCNDNERVTVPAHMVRRNTYALRVRGHSMIEDNIQDGDIIVVERRQSAENGQTVVAMINGEQVTLKRFYVEREGIRLQPANPEMEPIILRNEEIEILGIVTGVIREMG from the coding sequence ATGCCCGGCATTGACCTGCTGATTCCGAAACCGTCACGCCCCGTGTGGCCCGAGGGGCTGAGCCGCCAGGAGATGGATGCCGCCGAGACGCGCCGGATCCCTCTCCTCGGCTGGGTGGCCGCCGGCCTGCCCGTGGACCTGTGCAATGACAACGAGCGGGTCACGGTACCCGCCCATATGGTGCGCCGGAACACCTATGCCCTGCGCGTTCGCGGGCATTCCATGATCGAAGACAACATCCAGGATGGAGACATCATCGTGGTGGAGCGCCGACAGAGCGCCGAGAACGGACAGACGGTGGTCGCCATGATCAACGGCGAACAGGTCACCCTGAAGAGGTTCTACGTGGAACGCGAAGGCATTCGCCTGCAACCAGCCAACCCGGAGATGGAACCCATCATACTCAGGAACGAGGAGATCGAGATTCTGGGTATCGTGACCGGTGTGATCCGTGAGATGGGGTAA
- a CDS encoding OmpP1/FadL family transporter, with the protein MTYRLTRPGLAWVAGLTLGAAPGLALAAGFYIHAQSVSGLGRAFAGEAALAADASTLFFNPAGMTRLEAPEFQAAAILLMPRSTVRDTGSTAATPGTLGNPLPYEGGGGGNPYDPTPVPNLYYARPINERAWYGFGLTTPFGLANGYDDDFFARYDSSRSSLRVVDLQPSLAVQINDRVSVGGGINVQYADATLRNALPDPTVPGGPTPATDGEFALAGDSWDYGFNVGVLVDLDEATRLGLHYRQGITHTLKGTATTRMPVGLGGASESDRGQADLKLPDMVFLGLSHRFSERWTGLAQYTWFNWSNFDEIAVKLDAGPDPDPVQQNYRNSWALALGAEYLLNDRWTLRGGIQYDRTPTRDGFRNTRTPDGDRTWLSAGASYERGPRLGFEFAYTYFHVGSESLDLTRTFYAGTPVASAVELEGTTTGSVHILAAALRYRF; encoded by the coding sequence ATGACGTATCGATTGACGAGGCCTGGCCTGGCCTGGGTGGCGGGCCTGACCCTGGGCGCGGCGCCCGGCCTTGCCCTGGCGGCCGGTTTCTATATACATGCACAGAGTGTCAGCGGACTGGGCCGGGCCTTCGCCGGCGAGGCGGCCCTCGCCGCCGATGCCAGCACACTCTTCTTCAACCCGGCGGGGATGACCCGCCTGGAGGCGCCCGAGTTCCAGGCGGCGGCAATCCTGCTGATGCCCAGGTCCACGGTCCGGGATACGGGTTCCACGGCCGCCACGCCGGGTACGCTGGGCAATCCGCTTCCCTACGAGGGCGGTGGCGGCGGCAATCCCTATGATCCGACCCCGGTGCCCAATCTGTACTATGCCCGCCCGATCAACGAGCGAGCCTGGTACGGGTTCGGCCTGACCACCCCCTTCGGGCTGGCCAACGGTTACGATGACGACTTCTTCGCCCGCTACGACTCATCCCGGAGTTCGCTTCGGGTGGTCGATCTGCAGCCGAGCCTGGCCGTACAGATCAACGACCGGGTTTCGGTGGGCGGCGGGATCAATGTCCAGTACGCGGATGCCACGCTCAGGAACGCCCTGCCCGATCCCACCGTGCCCGGCGGGCCCACCCCGGCGACCGATGGCGAGTTTGCCCTGGCGGGCGACAGCTGGGACTACGGCTTCAACGTGGGCGTGCTGGTGGATCTGGACGAGGCCACCCGTCTGGGCCTGCATTACCGCCAGGGCATCACCCACACCCTCAAGGGTACCGCCACCACCCGTATGCCCGTGGGCCTGGGCGGGGCCTCGGAGAGCGATCGCGGCCAGGCCGACCTGAAACTGCCGGACATGGTCTTCCTGGGGCTCAGTCACCGCTTCTCGGAACGCTGGACGGGGCTTGCCCAGTACACATGGTTCAACTGGTCGAACTTCGACGAGATTGCCGTGAAGCTGGATGCGGGCCCGGACCCGGATCCGGTTCAGCAGAACTACCGCAACAGCTGGGCCCTGGCCCTGGGGGCCGAGTACCTGCTGAATGACCGATGGACCCTGCGCGGCGGGATCCAGTACGACCGCACCCCCACCCGGGACGGATTTCGCAACACCCGCACGCCGGACGGCGACCGCACCTGGCTGTCGGCAGGCGCCAGCTATGAACGGGGCCCCCGCCTGGGTTTCGAATTCGCCTACACCTACTTCCACGTGGGCAGTGAGTCCCTGGACCTTACCCGCACGTTCTACGCGGGCACGCCGGTCGCCTCCGCGGTGGAACTGGAGGGCACGACCACGGGCAGCGTACACATCCTGGCCGCCGCCCTGCGTTACCGGTTCTGA
- the nadA gene encoding quinolinate synthase NadA, whose product MNAMSAQPLRAFDVPETARITALVPHYTGEELEAVRERIKQLLRQQDAVLVAHYYVDEELQRLAEETGGCVSDSLDMARFGHEHPASTLMVAGVRFMGETAKILSPEKRVLMPTLEAECSLDLGCPADEFNAFCDRYPDRTVVVYSNTSVGVKARADYVVTSSIALKLAEHLKTRGEKILWAPDKHLGDYIRRRTGADMVLWDGSCVVHDEFKADALRELKTEHPEAAVLVHPESPAGVIDLADVVGSTTQLVKAAASLPNRTLIVATDSGIFYKMQQGAPDKTLIKAPTGGHSATCHSCAHCPWMAMNGLHNLLSTLESGDNEIHLDETLRVKALRSTQRMLEFARSLDAPVMGQGDA is encoded by the coding sequence ATGAACGCCATGTCCGCACAACCCCTCCGGGCGTTCGATGTCCCGGAAACCGCCAGGATCACCGCCCTCGTACCCCATTACACGGGCGAGGAACTGGAGGCGGTCCGCGAGCGCATCAAGCAGCTGCTCCGCCAACAGGACGCGGTGCTCGTCGCCCACTACTACGTGGACGAGGAGCTCCAGCGGCTGGCCGAGGAGACCGGCGGCTGCGTATCCGACTCCCTGGACATGGCGCGTTTTGGCCACGAGCATCCGGCTTCCACCCTGATGGTGGCGGGCGTGCGTTTCATGGGCGAAACCGCAAAGATCCTGAGCCCGGAAAAACGCGTCCTCATGCCGACTCTGGAAGCGGAGTGCTCCCTGGACCTGGGCTGCCCGGCCGACGAATTCAACGCCTTCTGCGACCGGTATCCGGACCGCACCGTGGTGGTCTATTCCAACACCTCTGTGGGTGTGAAGGCGCGGGCCGACTACGTGGTGACCTCCAGTATCGCCCTCAAGCTCGCCGAACACCTCAAGACCCGGGGCGAGAAGATTCTCTGGGCGCCGGACAAGCACCTGGGCGACTATATCCGCCGCCGGACCGGCGCCGACATGGTGCTCTGGGACGGCTCCTGCGTGGTGCATGACGAGTTCAAGGCCGATGCCCTGCGCGAACTCAAGACCGAGCATCCCGAGGCCGCCGTGCTGGTGCACCCGGAATCCCCGGCGGGCGTGATCGACCTGGCCGACGTGGTGGGCTCCACGACACAGCTGGTCAAGGCGGCCGCCTCGCTGCCCAACAGGACCCTGATCGTGGCCACCGACTCCGGCATCTTCTACAAGATGCAGCAGGGCGCGCCGGACAAGACGCTGATCAAGGCGCCGACAGGGGGCCACAGCGCCACCTGCCACAGCTGCGCCCACTGCCCGTGGATGGCCATGAACGGCCTGCACAACCTGCTCTCGACACTTGAATCCGGGGACAACGAGATCCATCTGGACGAGACGCTGCGTGTCAAGGCGCTGCGTTCCACCCAGCGCATGCTGGAGTTTGCGCGCAGCCTGGATGCGCCCGTCATGGGGCAAGGGGACGCCTAG